The following proteins are encoded in a genomic region of Mycobacterium sp. SMC-4:
- a CDS encoding Fic family protein produces MNAADQDDRAVGRLTVTDLAGVVYSSGRVFDGLSTGRLDTENFLRTGSLDGVASRADLALLEDLRDAAQFVIDHASHRIDAGFVRAINATITRSGALHPGQLRTQDQAIGVTTPYGRHSPEAVTDDQLQILLDNATRSPEAEENALDLFINLAKAQPFEDGNKRTAVFVANSLLIGADAGVLLTIPVDDNDPGVARTFNDLLAKAYLYDEHEAVKTLLRRAGLTRISR; encoded by the coding sequence ATGAACGCAGCCGACCAAGACGACCGCGCCGTGGGTCGACTTACCGTGACTGACCTTGCTGGCGTGGTCTATTCGTCGGGCAGGGTGTTTGACGGCCTGTCCACTGGCCGTCTGGACACCGAGAACTTCCTGCGGACCGGCAGCCTTGACGGCGTTGCCTCACGCGCGGACCTAGCGCTGCTGGAAGATCTGCGCGACGCGGCCCAATTCGTGATCGACCACGCCTCCCATCGAATCGACGCCGGATTCGTGCGGGCCATCAACGCCACCATCACCCGCAGCGGAGCCCTGCATCCCGGGCAGCTGCGCACTCAGGACCAGGCCATCGGCGTCACGACACCGTACGGTCGGCACTCCCCCGAAGCCGTCACCGACGACCAGCTCCAAATCCTGCTCGACAACGCGACCCGCAGCCCTGAGGCCGAGGAAAACGCACTCGACCTGTTCATCAACCTCGCCAAAGCACAACCGTTTGAGGACGGCAACAAGCGCACCGCCGTCTTCGTCGCCAACAGCCTGCTCATCGGCGCCGATGCCGGTGTCTTGCTCACCATCCCGGTCGATGACAACGACCCCGGTGTTGCGAGAACGTTCAACGACCTGCTGGCCAAGGCCTACCTCTATGACGAACACGAGGCAGTGAAAACACTGCTACGGCGTGCCGGGCTCACCCGGATCAGTCGATAA
- a CDS encoding plasmid mobilization protein, producing the protein MPSPGRPPLEAGQRRNAVVPVRFTEDERDIIEAAAEADGQAVSAWVRDRAVAAARRRSRGRPEAD; encoded by the coding sequence ATGCCGTCTCCTGGAAGACCGCCTTTGGAGGCGGGGCAGCGCCGCAACGCCGTGGTGCCGGTGCGGTTCACCGAGGATGAGCGCGACATCATTGAGGCCGCTGCCGAGGCGGATGGACAGGCCGTGTCGGCGTGGGTTCGTGATCGCGCAGTTGCCGCGGCCCGCAGGCGGTCTCGGGGCCGACCAGAAGCCGATTAG
- a CDS encoding type II toxin-antitoxin system VapC family toxin — MKKILLDTHTLIWLVTSPDTIKSAAAEHLSDPSIELWVSAASAWEIGIKTRLGRLDGDPLLGAWSEVLADMSITELPIDSADAIVAARLPWEHRDPFDRMIVAQAVRRSLTIATRDQHVLAAALSPTLTV; from the coding sequence TTGAAGAAAATCCTGCTCGACACCCATACGCTCATCTGGCTTGTGACCTCACCGGACACAATCAAAAGCGCTGCTGCCGAACATCTTTCCGACCCCAGCATCGAACTGTGGGTCTCAGCTGCCTCGGCCTGGGAAATCGGCATCAAGACCCGACTTGGCCGTCTCGACGGTGACCCGCTGCTAGGTGCCTGGTCCGAAGTCCTGGCAGACATGAGTATCACCGAACTCCCCATCGACTCCGCGGACGCGATCGTTGCCGCGCGACTGCCATGGGAACACCGCGACCCCTTCGACCGGATGATTGTCGCCCAAGCGGTACGGCGATCCCTCACCATCGCCACCAGGGATCAGCACGTGCTCGCCGCGGCGCTGTCGCCCACCCTGACCGTCTAG
- a CDS encoding type II toxin-antitoxin system Phd/YefM family antitoxin, translated as MSPPTTVTSTEAKNRLNALLAEVERTGVAITITSHGRPVARLEPVKPVRRTFGQLPGLTVADNFDDPLPESELQHWEAAGS; from the coding sequence ATGTCCCCCCCCACCACGGTCACCAGTACCGAGGCCAAGAACCGGCTCAACGCGCTGCTCGCAGAAGTCGAACGCACCGGTGTTGCGATCACCATCACCAGCCACGGTCGGCCCGTCGCGCGACTTGAACCTGTCAAACCCGTGCGGCGAACCTTTGGTCAGCTGCCGGGGCTCACCGTGGCCGACAACTTCGATGACCCGCTCCCTGAGTCGGAACTGCAGCACTGGGAAGCAGCTGGCAGTTGA
- a CDS encoding GNAT family N-acetyltransferase, translating into MAQSRVRLRSATADDHAFVVEMARHACIIEDWPLPDPGDGEVLELLPPVGIVPILAEDHSAIAIGAVWTYHSNPPLRTDAAGSPLPELCIAVAPGSRGAGIGGLLLDALFAELSPHAEAMCTNVHVRNPAKHLYERKGFRVVGQGNGPLGIAMIKDLR; encoded by the coding sequence ATGGCACAGTCCAGAGTGCGACTCCGCTCGGCGACCGCTGACGATCACGCTTTCGTCGTCGAGATGGCCCGCCATGCCTGCATTATCGAAGACTGGCCACTTCCTGACCCCGGTGACGGCGAAGTGCTCGAATTGCTCCCACCTGTTGGCATCGTGCCGATCCTTGCCGAGGATCACAGCGCGATCGCTATCGGTGCGGTGTGGACGTACCATAGCAATCCGCCATTGCGCACTGATGCGGCCGGGTCGCCATTGCCGGAACTCTGCATCGCTGTCGCACCAGGCTCGCGGGGAGCCGGCATCGGCGGCTTGCTTCTGGATGCACTGTTCGCCGAGCTTTCGCCACATGCAGAAGCAATGTGCACTAATGTCCATGTTCGCAATCCGGCCAAACATCTGTACGAGCGCAAGGGATTTCGCGTGGTGGGCCAAGGCAATGGACCCCTCGGCATCGCTATGATCAAAGATTTGCGATGA
- a CDS encoding GNAT family N-acetyltransferase, translating into MDAFNDPEIQRWHVRRADSEDEARQWISEWRDGWTAEAQLNWALVDRTSDSLTGRISLKCVDLHDGSAEAAYWMAPAWRGRGLCSQALTTLCQWAFREVGFQRIGLEHSVANLASCRVAEKAGFRVEGIRRSAALHADGWHDMHVHALLAGDTQDRR; encoded by the coding sequence GTGGACGCCTTCAATGACCCCGAGATCCAACGCTGGCATGTGCGGCGCGCCGATTCTGAGGACGAAGCGCGCCAGTGGATTAGCGAGTGGCGTGACGGGTGGACTGCAGAGGCTCAGTTGAATTGGGCGCTGGTTGACCGCACCAGCGATTCATTGACCGGCCGTATTTCGCTCAAATGCGTGGATTTGCACGATGGTTCAGCTGAAGCGGCGTACTGGATGGCGCCAGCGTGGCGTGGACGAGGACTCTGTTCTCAAGCCCTTACTACTTTGTGTCAGTGGGCATTCCGTGAAGTCGGTTTCCAGCGGATTGGGTTGGAGCATTCGGTCGCCAACCTCGCCTCTTGTCGGGTTGCGGAGAAGGCCGGGTTTCGCGTGGAGGGCATCCGGCGGAGTGCTGCGTTGCACGCTGACGGCTGGCACGACATGCACGTGCATGCGCTTCTGGCCGGTGATACGCAGGACCGCCGGTGA
- a CDS encoding uridine kinase, translating into MSAAFGRVDALDFVAARIPVFDGQRCPRIAIDGPDGAGKTHFADALAELLRDRQRPVVRVSLDDFHNTREVRYRLGRSSPEGFWSDSYNYRQFYTDVLVPFRPGGSRRYRTACHDVTTDTILMPEPQLAAPGTVLVVDGIFLHRNELATSWDLSVFLDVPFIETARRMALRDGSNPDPDHPTMRRYVEAQRRYFRECKPQDRATILIANSNHESPVVLRG; encoded by the coding sequence ATGAGCGCTGCTTTCGGTCGAGTGGATGCGTTGGACTTCGTCGCGGCGCGGATTCCTGTCTTCGACGGTCAGCGTTGCCCGAGGATCGCGATCGACGGGCCCGACGGTGCCGGCAAGACCCATTTCGCGGACGCACTAGCCGAACTTCTACGAGACCGACAACGACCAGTCGTCCGAGTATCACTCGACGACTTTCACAACACCCGCGAGGTTCGGTACCGGCTGGGCCGTAGTTCGCCTGAGGGGTTCTGGTCAGACTCCTACAACTATCGCCAGTTCTATACCGATGTCCTTGTCCCGTTTCGGCCCGGCGGATCTCGGCGATACCGCACCGCCTGCCATGACGTCACCACTGACACGATTCTCATGCCGGAGCCGCAGCTGGCCGCCCCGGGCACAGTGCTCGTGGTGGACGGAATCTTCCTGCACCGCAACGAGCTTGCCACTAGCTGGGACCTATCCGTGTTCCTCGATGTTCCCTTCATCGAAACCGCACGAAGGATGGCCTTGCGAGATGGAAGTAACCCAGACCCGGACCATCCCACCATGCGGCGCTATGTTGAAGCGCAGCGCCGCTACTTCCGAGAATGCAAGCCTCAGGATCGAGCGACGATCCTGATCGCAAACAGCAACCACGAATCGCCAGTAGTACTCCGCGGGTAA
- a CDS encoding IS256 family transposase — translation MLTVVHDAIEANESTGGAGRSLLDEIVRDGARQMLAAALKAEVAAYVAQFADQLDEKGHRLVVRNGYHQAREVLTAAGAVEVKAPRVNDKRVDPDTGERKRFSSAILPAWARKSPQMSEVLPLLYLHGLSTSDFTPALEQFLGSGAGLSATTITRLTSQWQDEARAFAARDLSGTDYVYLWVDGIHLKVRLDQEKLCLLVMLGVRADGRKELVAITDGYRESTESWADLLRDCKRRGMTAPVLAVGDGALGFWKAVREVFPATKEQRCWFHKQANVLAALPKSAHASALSALKEIYNAEDIDKAQVAVKAFTVDFGAKYPKAVAKITDDLDTLLEFYHYPAEHWIHLRTTNPIESTFATVRLRTKVTKGPGSRAAGLAMAYKLIDAAAARWRAVNAPHLVALVRAGAVFHKGKLLERPTEITPPTPPSDGDQQAGTEVA, via the coding sequence ATGCTCACCGTAGTTCACGATGCCATCGAGGCCAACGAAAGCACTGGCGGTGCTGGTCGGTCGTTGTTGGACGAGATCGTCCGCGACGGCGCCCGTCAGATGCTGGCCGCCGCGTTGAAGGCTGAGGTCGCCGCCTACGTGGCCCAGTTCGCCGATCAGCTCGATGAGAAGGGGCATCGGCTGGTGGTCCGCAACGGCTATCACCAGGCCCGCGAGGTGCTGACGGCAGCCGGGGCAGTTGAGGTGAAAGCACCGCGAGTCAACGACAAACGCGTCGACCCCGACACCGGTGAGCGGAAACGGTTTTCCTCGGCGATCCTGCCGGCCTGGGCACGCAAGTCACCGCAGATGAGCGAAGTGCTGCCGCTGCTGTACCTGCACGGGCTGTCCACCAGCGACTTCACCCCCGCTCTGGAGCAGTTCCTGGGCTCGGGTGCCGGGCTCTCGGCCACCACGATCACCCGGCTGACCAGCCAGTGGCAGGACGAGGCCCGCGCGTTCGCCGCCCGGGACCTGTCGGGCACCGATTACGTCTACCTGTGGGTCGACGGCATCCACCTCAAGGTCCGCCTGGACCAGGAAAAGCTGTGTCTGCTGGTGATGCTCGGCGTGCGCGCGGACGGCCGCAAAGAGCTCGTGGCGATCACCGACGGCTACCGGGAATCGACCGAGTCGTGGGCTGATCTGCTGCGCGACTGTAAACGACGCGGCATGACCGCACCCGTGCTCGCCGTCGGCGATGGCGCACTCGGCTTCTGGAAAGCGGTACGCGAGGTGTTCCCGGCCACCAAAGAACAGCGGTGCTGGTTTCATAAGCAAGCCAATGTGCTTGCCGCCCTGCCGAAATCAGCGCACGCGTCGGCGTTGTCGGCGCTCAAGGAGATCTACAACGCCGAGGATATCGACAAGGCCCAGGTCGCGGTCAAGGCCTTCACGGTCGACTTCGGGGCCAAGTACCCCAAGGCGGTCGCCAAGATCACCGACGATCTGGACACCCTACTGGAGTTCTACCACTATCCCGCCGAGCACTGGATCCACCTACGCACGACAAATCCGATCGAAAGCACCTTTGCCACAGTACGTTTGAGAACCAAGGTCACCAAGGGGCCGGGATCACGTGCGGCTGGTCTGGCCATGGCCTACAAGCTCATCGACGCCGCCGCGGCCCGCTGGCGTGCCGTCAACGCACCACACCTGGTCGCCCTGGTCCGCGCCGGCGCGGTCTTCCACAAGGGCAAACTGCTCGAACGCCCCACCGAAATCACCCCACCGACACCGCCCTCAGACGGCGATCAGCAAGCCGGAACGGAGGTCGCCTGA
- a CDS encoding MFS transporter produces MAAALSSIGSAISAVAMPVLVVQLLGASPFEVGVVNAAQFVPYAALGLVAGVYVDHWRRKPVLVWASVGRALSLGLVPVLWLAGSLQMWMLVVALLAFGAFSVFGFAATQSLLPRLVPTGQLVAANARLDQADAAAQTLGPAMGGGLVGLLGAPAAIVVDAISYLVEAVLIASVHAPEPQPEPRSRHLRHEIGEGLKWTYRHRTLGPLAVSTHIWFLANGAAMTALSLLALRSMGFTPYAFGMLLTVFGVASLIGASLAPSTGDRIGVGRVIILARTAYPITWLLVACAPESSLGDAVIFVALGFQGIAAGIENANEMGYWQTLTPDRLLGRVNATRRSINQTMGALGAVLGGLCIGAFGEQFTLATAVAGFAVAAAIAASSALRRHGS; encoded by the coding sequence GTGGCTGCGGCACTCAGTTCCATCGGGTCGGCGATCTCTGCGGTCGCGATGCCCGTCTTGGTCGTCCAGTTGCTCGGTGCCAGCCCATTCGAGGTTGGCGTGGTCAACGCCGCACAGTTTGTTCCGTACGCGGCCCTTGGACTTGTCGCCGGGGTGTATGTCGACCACTGGCGCCGCAAACCTGTGCTGGTGTGGGCCAGCGTGGGGCGTGCTCTGAGCCTGGGGCTGGTTCCAGTTCTGTGGTTGGCCGGCAGTCTGCAGATGTGGATGCTGGTCGTCGCGTTGCTGGCGTTCGGGGCGTTCTCGGTATTCGGGTTCGCCGCCACGCAATCATTGCTTCCCCGACTGGTACCGACGGGACAATTGGTTGCGGCGAACGCGCGTCTCGATCAGGCCGACGCTGCCGCCCAAACCCTCGGCCCGGCGATGGGCGGTGGACTCGTGGGCCTCTTGGGCGCTCCCGCGGCCATCGTCGTCGACGCGATCAGTTACCTCGTCGAGGCTGTGCTGATTGCGAGCGTCCATGCCCCCGAACCCCAACCAGAACCACGCTCGCGCCACCTCCGTCACGAGATCGGCGAAGGCCTGAAATGGACTTACCGCCACCGGACTCTCGGTCCGCTGGCAGTGTCGACACACATATGGTTCCTCGCCAACGGGGCAGCGATGACAGCGCTTTCCCTGCTGGCCCTGCGCTCCATGGGGTTCACCCCCTACGCATTCGGAATGCTATTGACGGTCTTCGGTGTCGCGAGTCTGATCGGGGCCTCGTTGGCACCGTCGACCGGTGACCGAATAGGGGTGGGACGGGTGATCATTCTGGCGCGCACCGCATACCCGATCACGTGGCTGCTCGTGGCCTGCGCCCCTGAATCCAGTTTGGGCGATGCAGTGATTTTCGTTGCGTTGGGATTCCAAGGGATCGCAGCCGGCATCGAGAATGCCAACGAGATGGGCTACTGGCAGACGCTTACACCGGACCGGCTGCTCGGGCGCGTGAACGCCACGAGGCGCTCCATTAATCAGACGATGGGCGCTTTGGGAGCGGTCCTGGGCGGCTTGTGCATCGGCGCCTTCGGTGAGCAATTCACGCTCGCTACCGCTGTCGCTGGTTTCGCGGTCGCAGCGGCCATTGCCGCGTCATCAGCGCTTCGAAGACACGGCAGCTAG